CATGCAGCACCGATCAACTTCGCTGAACCTGCCTTGTTTAAGCCTCACCACCAGCCACAGCTGTACGCACAGCCTAGCTTGGTGGCACCGCAGCCCACCCTCGTCAAGTCATACTCGCAGCCTGCCCTCGTGAAGAGCTACGTCCAGCCGACGACGGTAGTGAAAAGTTACTTACAGCCGTCCATCGTGAAGAGCTATGCGCAGCCGGCGGCCTATGTGAAGCAGATTGAGGAGTACGCCCCGGCTAACTACGAATTCTCCTACTCCGTTCACGATTCGCACACCGGCGATGTCAAGAGCCAGCACGAGACGCGCCATGGAGACCAAGTGCAGGGTCAGTACTCGCTGCTGGActccgatggccaccaccgcatcGTCGACTATACCGCCGACGATCACAACGGATTCAACGCGGTTGTCCGTCGCGAACCCGCCAACGTGAAAGTGCTTCAGCCTGTGCAAAAGGTTATTGCACAGCCGGCGTACGCTGGACACTACTGAGCGTAAAACACGATTATGTAGCTACCTGGAACTGAACTGTAGTTAATTTTAGATCATGGTTCATATAAAGTGTGACTTTTTAACTAGTTCTTATCgatcataatttattgtttcacattCCTTTGGCTGCCGTTACACACTGACTGTTTAAACTTATCTCCATATGCATTCAAATTACTTCAGGTCACCGGACCAAGGCTAGCGTTGAACTGTCGCGCCTAGGATCAAGCCCAAAGAGGGTCATAAAATCGACCGGTATCTGTATGCTTATGTGCTCCAATTTAAGTGCTTTCTTAATACATGTGAAAGACACGAATTGAGTTGAAATTGGTCAAAATATTTTGCATCCTTCCTTCCAAAATTAACTTTGCTTTGCGTAACTTGATTCTCGAAGGATTTTGCGTAAAGCAAAAAGTTTC
This region of Anopheles cruzii unplaced genomic scaffold, idAnoCruzAS_RS32_06 scaffold00862_ctg1, whole genome shotgun sequence genomic DNA includes:
- the LOC128276295 gene encoding cuticle protein 8-like; the protein is MAFKFFAVCTLFAVVNAGLKQPITPIYHAAPINFAEPALFKPHHQPQLYAQPSLVAPQPTLVKSYSQPALVKSYVQPTTVVKSYLQPSIVKSYAQPAAYVKQIEEYAPANYEFSYSVHDSHTGDVKSQHETRHGDQVQGQYSLLDSDGHHRIVDYTADDHNGFNAVVRREPANVKVLQPVQKVIAQPAYAGHY